Proteins from a single region of Mustela erminea isolate mMusErm1 chromosome X, mMusErm1.Pri, whole genome shotgun sequence:
- the LOC116582539 gene encoding LOW QUALITY PROTEIN: mediator of DNA damage checkpoint protein 1-like (The sequence of the model RefSeq protein was modified relative to this genomic sequence to represent the inferred CDS: inserted 5 bases in 3 codons; deleted 3 bases in 2 codons) yields the protein MAAALASPCPTRRASGPRARPRQPSLESPRLPGRWGRGTTHAWAFAGAQETCPPHPRSHPACASRRRRFAGSRDPQRFPLDGSRAPRMPSGPSSWASPSALCQRKKAKPCPPWLQHGGPHVSPPLALVGRAREVTGSGEPRSSLAPLDRPGIQSPRARLSEPQPGSPRLPAVALNPSGAPSWPARETRSSGAGPRTPATPRRSLPEPQSGLPERPASPRGLRAPRNKGQRRWRGPRAPAEGSTARSTSRGRGMEGSRAPGPSPRPPTLDSSRGRGSAHALPCAPGPGPFPGHGYSRSTQTLQLLLSRQSAQRPRCTPHGHIHGTLTTRLSRAWGTGEARSTANTHARTRARTHSHLLSHTHHKDARKHPWGLAKRTLALLPMISRARACTHAHTHTHTHTHTHTRRPPERIEIMAGCHPFGPRDVDYRLHSPVQVNERHLSLLPSDCPRAEGCTCHPGGPLSLLSVQLPPLGTISALCPANRRGCLSPEVWPEKLTTSFLLGQQWIFRPTRGKQHPSPLATNASPLQHTPPPSPPPPPGSRPGGSFRSFPTCHSYPSFLKDTNPAPVGDSRPRTKGWXPRLHGRGERTGTRGATFCDLGAQRSGKGCHLCKTSPHGPRRTCSDATGPGPQLPAAPGAHSKELGRPXWARGPALDSSEASFTWIRLKSRGSSRTLSPARPRKPAGRQFAXPALHPPPPTPPLRRPVLPCHAKPQSPLSEVGHPL from the exons ATGGCGGCCGCCTTGGCATCCCCGTGCCCGACCCGCAGGGCATCCGGACCCCGCGCTCGGCCCCGCCAGCCGTCCCTGGAGTCTCCCAGGTTGccggggcggtgggggcggggcactACGCATGCGTGGGCCTTTGCGGGGGCGCAGGAGACatgccccccgcacccccgctcCCATCCCGCCTGCGCCTCCCGGCGACGCCGCTTTGCGGGCTCACGGGATCCCCAACGATTTCCGCTTGATGGCAGTAGAGCACCACGTATGCCAAGCGGCCCTTCCTCCTgggcctctccctccgccctttgCCAAAGAAAAAAGGCCAAGCCGTGTCCACCCTGGCTCCAGCATGGCGGCCCCcatgtttctcctcctctggctctcGTGGGCCGAGCTCGTGAGGTTACCGGGAGCGGGGAGCCTCGCTCCTCTCTGGCTCCCCTTGACCGGCCTGGCATCCAAAGCCCAAGGGCGAGGCTCAGCGAGCCCCAGCCAGGGTCCCCGAGGCTCCCGGCAGTGGCCTTGAACCCATCCGGGGCTCCATCTTGGCCCGCGCGGGAGACACGCTCTTCTGGTGCCGGGCCCAGAACCCCAGCCACGCCCCGCCGGTCCCTGCCCGAGCCTCAGTCAGGACTCCCCGAGAGGCCAGCCTCACCCCGA GGCCTCCGAGCGCCCAGGAACAAAGGACAGCGGCGGTGGCGCGGCCCGCGGGCACCCGCCGAGGGGTCAACAGCGAGGTCCACCTCCCGCGGCCGGGGGATGGAAGGTTCCCGGGCACCGGGCCCTTCACCGCGGCCTCCGACTCTGGACAGCTCCCGCGGGAGGGGCAGCGCCCACGCGCTCCCTTGCGCTCCAGGACCCGGGCCATTCCCAGGCCACGGGTACTCCAGGTCAACGCAAACACTGCAGCTCCTCCTTTCCCGTCAATCGGCCCAGAGGCCACGGTGCACACCTCACGGTCACATCCACGGCACCCTGACCACCAGGCTCTCCCGTGCCTGGGGCACTGGAGAAGCCAGAAGTACCGCaaacacgcacgcacgcacgcgcgcgcgcacacactcacatcttctctctcacacacaccacaAAGACGCGCGGAAACACCCTTGGGGTCTCGCAAAACGCACGCTCGCACTCCTTCCCATGATCTCACgggcgcgcgcgtgcacacacgctcacact cacacacacacacacacacacacacacactcggcgTCCCCCGGAAAGAATAGAGATCATGGCTGGATGTCACCCTTTCGGTCCTAGGGACGTGGACTACAGGCTCCACTCACCTGTGCAGGTGAATGAACGACATCTGTCTCTACTGCCCTCCGATTGCCCAAGGGCAGAAGGGTGCACCTGTCATCCAGGCggacctctctccctgctctcagtGCAGCTTCCACCCTTAGGGACCATTTCGGCTCTCTGCCCTGCAAACCGCAGGGGCTGCCTCTCCCCAGAAGTCTGGCCTGAGAAGCTCACCACCTCATTCTTGCTAGGACAGCAGTGGATATTCCGTCCCACCCGTGGAAAGCAACACCCCAGCCCCCTCGCAACAAATGCCTCCCCCCTTCaacacacaccaccaccatcaccaccaccaccaccgggcTCCAGGCCTGGAGGGTCCTTCCGGTCCTTTCCCACCTGTCACTCCTACCCATCCTTTCTGAAGGACACAAACCCTGCTCCCGTGGGAGACTCACGCCCAAGGACTAAGGGTT GGCCGCGCCTGCACGGAAGGGGAGAACGGACCGGCACCCGAGGGGCCACGTTCTGTGATCTTGGAGCCCAGCGTTCGGGAAAGGGATGTCATCTCTGCAAGACATCCCCGCACGGGCCCAGAAGGACGTGCTCCGATGCCACGGGTCCAGGCCCTCAGCTTCCGGCCGCCCCGGGCGCCCACTCGAAGGAACTAGGGCGGCC GTGGGCCCGCGGGCCCGCGCTCGACTCCTCTGAGGCGAGCTTCACCTGGATCCGCCTCAAGTCCAGAGGGTCTTCCCGGACACTCTCCCCTGCCCGGCCCCGCAAGCCGGCTGGCAGACAGTTCGC TCCGGCGCTCCACCCGCCGCCGCCAACTCCGCCACTCCGCCGTCCAGTCCTGCCCTGCCACGCGAAACCACAGTCTCCACTCTCCGAGGTCGGCCACCCACTCTAG